A genomic stretch from Dermochelys coriacea isolate rDerCor1 chromosome 24, rDerCor1.pri.v4, whole genome shotgun sequence includes:
- the HORMAD1 gene encoding HORMA domain-containing protein 1, whose amino-acid sequence MATAQMQRNSMSAVTFPNKICTEQQSLILVKRLLAVSVSCITYLRGIFPECAYGTRYLDDLCVKILREDKNCPGSTQLVKWMLGCYDALQKKYLRMAVLAVYTHAEDPQTVTECYQFKFKYTNNGPVMDFTSKNKGNDSNITCTDTKKASILLIRKIYVLMQNLGPLPNDICLTMKLFYYDEVTPPDYQPPGFKEGDCDTMIFEGEPIYLNVGEVPTPFHMLKVKVTTEKERMENIDKNMLKQGDSKVPTQLIRLDKDDPKEQDQQINEDFVADNKMEVQKNANTSVKAGELSLTSEENELTRSEESQNKPVSNSQVDQLAFKTSELDVSEGRTRSGKIFHSNTVGENQAQEHCKNRLVANCSKETQKRTWSESEKLVHQYEFSSSQDAVPKRRKFSEPKERF is encoded by the exons ATGGCAACTGCCCAGATGCAGAGAAATTCTATG AGTGCAGTAACATTTCCTAATAAAATATGTACTGAACAGCAGTCTTTGATATTGGTGAAGAGACTCCTAGCAGTATCAGTATCCTGCATTACTTACCTAAGAGGAATTTTTCCAGAATGTGCCTATGGAACAAGATATCTAGATG accTCTGTGTCAAAATTTTGAGGGAAGACAAGAACTGTCCTGGGTCCACTCAGTTGGTGAAATG GATGTTAGGATGCTATGATGCTTTGCAGAAAAAATAT ctAAGAATGGCTGTCCTAGCA gtctACACCCATGCAGAAGACCCTCAG ACAGTTACAGAATGTTATCAGTTCAAATTCAAATACACCAACAATGGGCCGGTAATGGATTTCACCAG taaaaataaaggaaatgatTCCAACATCACATGTACAGACACCAAGAAAGCAAGTATCCTCCTCATTCGTAAGATTTATGTTCTGATGCAGAATCTGGGCCCTTTACCTAATGATATCTGCTTGACTATGAAgcttttttattatgatgaaG TTACACCACCTGATTACCAGCCTCCTGGTTTTAAAGAGGGTGATTGTGACACAATGATATTTGAGGGAGAGCCTATTTACCTAAATGTGGGTGAGGTGCCAACCCCTTTTCATATGCTGAAAGTTAAAGTGACAACTGAAAAAGAACGAATGGAAAATATTGATAAAAACATGCTAAAGCAAGGAGACTCTAAAGTGCCTACGCAATTAATCAGACTGGACAAAGATGATCCAAAAGAACAGGACCAGCAAATAAAT GAAGATTTTGTCGCAGATAATAAAATGGAAGTTCAGAAAAATGCAAATACATCTGTAAAAGCTGGAG AATTAAGTTTAACTAGTGAAGAAAATGAACTTACGAGGTCTGAAGAAAGCCAGAATAAACCTGTTTCTAATTCTCAG GTTGATCAGTTAGCATTTAAGACATCTGAACTTGATGtgtcagagggcaggacaagaagtggAAAAATATTTCATAGCAACACA GTTGGTGAAAATCAGGCTCAGGAACATTGCAAAAATCGTTTAGTAGCTAACTGTTCTAAAGAAACCCAGAAGAGAACTTGGTCTGAGTCTGAAAAGCTT GTTCATCAGTACGAATTCTCCTCTAGTCAAGATGCAGTGCCAAAAAGGAGAAAATTTAGTGAACCAAAGGAGCGGTTTTAG